The region caACAACGAtatttatttatcaatcaataatcaatatcggtcctagtccgatgtaactaaatacatccgatcttatctacttggtcgatgccttggacaagacatcacaccctgaatgtgtaagtagatcatatcgtagattgcctaatcagtgaaaatccaatgcactgatctaatcttaggactcgttcttttgaacatataattacaactataatccactgtgtcctagtcaccataattgtaactatacatatgttcaggattttataaatgtttgtattatttcaataatcatgtaataaaacaagcaagcaacacagttgtcaaactaaatgatttctactacttttattgataatatgaaatcgtgctacatgtccgacatggttttataagggcataaaacccaacaacaacggggtcgaatacccgactcggggcaagtcaaggggtattccgagcattagacattttatggggttattgggttatgaaaataaatattttgagatatatttgaagttagaacgttttgGAGGGAATATCGGAGaaacatttttggtaccccgagccttggaggtaacttaagtgacttagataagaaaaaaacaaaactaaaataacattcaaaaacttGGTGAACCGACCCTCTCCCTATCTTGGTGTTTCTCTCTCTTTGGAAGCTTGAGGACTTTGATGTATTAGAGAATTTAGGGCTTACTTATCAAGGGAATTGAAGCTGGCTgtgattgaggattagctcaagggcaaagctatcagttgaggtaaggatccTAGCACTTAATTATCTGGGTTTATGCTGAGTTTTGTTGGTGTTTCAAGGTTATGGATGTGAGGTAGGTGGTGGATCACTCTTGAGTttctagatgaggtttggggttagttcttgttaggttttgttgctgagactctAGTAGAACTTATGTGGTGATTAAATTGGGTTGTTAGatttattttggggtaaattggcatGGTTTTAGTtatgaaaatgggggatttttctgggttcgaagggtcgagtcgcggcattgttcttgctgagccgcggccctctagaacaattgggaggccaggaagaggggcgggccACATCACACTATAGGCTGGGTCGTGGCGCACATAGGCTGAAATTCGGGgttgggtttctggttgaggcgggccgcggcacaaggccttggggccgcgacgcttagtgggtttttgtaacccaagaaggttttaggctcgggaatccaaaagttaagattcgggatggattttatcacccagattgatagaattcaaagtcccggagactagaattataacccaaagttatttaatggattagaacttgatggacggatgttgttgatacgttgtggctaggttttcagcgaggctcggactaggggactatgcccgggacatcggtgctcggaaagctcgggacacagatAAGAAAAtttttgtacccatagagcagggcatggccctatagtttATGTTGCAAGGCACGGCCCTATGTGATTAtgatgcagggcgtagccctattgtgtatgcttgtatttgtttaattgtttattaagtttatgctatgtgttgcatatttgtaaatgtacggcaaagggtcgggaatggcaaaggccgagaacggcaaggccgggtacgacaaagggccgggaacggagtcaagcacgtggagtgcaaggccgagtacgacaaggggccaggagcagcgttaagcacgcggagtgcaagttgccaaggtgagacccctattggatacctgggatatcctcactgtgtagaccgcgaacccagggcctggtaaagtgtctgggacggcatggtcgttatgtgtttagcctgttggcggatttattatatgatgattgatagatatgcataagTTAATTGCTTctatggagttttcttgctgggcttcagctcacgggtgctctatggtgcaggtaagggcaaggaccatgagtacagagagcgtaaagcggcgtgtacatgttcagcctgcctggctgccacgactaggggtatttttgggaaatgtttTGTATTAAaccaaattttgtcgtttagtcgactttaatcatatttttagttgtaaatatttctaaatagtattttgagatcccaaatgtataacgtttTATAATTTCAACGAATGGTTACATTTTCAAGttatatgatttttattatagtttagctacacttttaacctaaaacctcgattagcgagttaattgcacattttaaactcacttagtaacggctctaaggaagaaGGGTGTTACAATACTGGTTCGAAAACCAGATGTCGACTAAACTTCAAAAGGCCATATCTCCCTcaatattaattcattttttaTAATTCTTTTTGGTTTTTTCTCATCTTGAATCCCTCTATATATCAGCATACAACTTTTAAAGATAAATAAAATTCCAAAAATTCATGAGAAGCCTCTAACTCCATAACCCTAACAAATCACATGAAATAAAACTTGTTCTTCCCAAAGCTATTAACATATATCACAAAATCAGTCCTTATATCATCATTAATTTttccctaacatgtttctaacattaaaacatatttataaataCCCTAACATgaaattataacaattatttcATAACATTTACCCTTAAACCCCATGAACAATCATAAACATGACCTAGATTCTAAAGAGTAATAAGATCTTACCAAAATCGTTATCTAGTCCTCCGAGCTCTTTTCTATATATGAATGTGTGAGAGAGATTTGATTGTGTTGAATGAGAGAGGCAAAAATAATGAGATTTACTTAGCCCCGATCTCATCTCATTCTACGTATACTAATCCTTAAAAACCAAAAGACTAGTTTGCCTCAACCCTAGCTCTCTCATTGTTAGGGTCAAGTCTTCTTAGTAATTTCACACTAAGCTAATAGTTTTCAAATCCCTTAATTAACTCATGACCCATAAGTCTACTAATTTGTACTATGACCCCTAAGTACATAATTTGTGACACTTATGTCCTTACTACTTGAATGAATTATTGTAGTTGCTCATAAATATATTCAAATTCAACAAATGTTCACATagacatttattaattataaatatattcaaataaacacataaacatgtagtcacataaaattacgaaaatacccatATAGGAtaccaaattatgaaaatacctTTTTTTAAGAAAACAGATGTTACAATCAATGGaactaaatgattaaaatataattagagaggttaacatTAGCCCTAACTCTAATTATGAACAATCATCGGATAATTATAACTACTACAACAATAGACAACTTAATATGTTACAACTTATTATAAAAGAAGACTGTAGTTTTGAAAGAATTTCTAGctgaataatttatagttaataaattatttattaagcTAAGAATTAGCGAGATAATTAATTTGTTGGAGATTACAATTACCGGTTCATATTAAAAAGTAAATTGGTATTAAaggatatcaataaaaaaataagatattatttcaaaactcaaaatattattattagagaaataataattttgtttttaCATTATTATTTGTAAAAGAATAAAGTTGGGAAGAAAAAAAACATAtgatgatattttttaaataattaattaatattgtatAAATAAATAGTAAAAATCAAATTGACTTAGTTCTAAATTGGGGAGCAACACAAGGTATGTGATATGCACTTGAGCTCAAGAAGATAAGAACTAAGGTTTGCTTCATCAAGGCCAATACAACCAAGTAGAGCTaacatctttttttttaatagagaaaaaatatttaatgatGGAATATATGTTAAAGGATAAAATGTAAAATGATAATTGTTGAACTAAATAAGTGAAACAtttctatggcttttttttttttgccatttaattatttttataagaaTTTCAATTTGTTAATATTTCCAtggcatttttttttataagaattcgaatttgtaaatgttttatggcattttttttaagttttcaaatatggaatttttagattcctatataaatatataatttagcAAATAAGCAATAATTTTCTCACATAGTTGTAAAATCTGAAACTCATTTGTTTAAATTGTAAAGTTAGAAATATTGAtaaagtgatatttttaaaaattcatatTTACAAAAAAATCCATTAAATAAAAACAATGTTCTACTcatatttgtttttatatatgACATATCATGAAACTTTTTGTGTAGTATGTGTACTCTTAAATTAAGTATGCACGTACCAATGTATCTACAAGATGATTTAATTGaagataaaaattaattaaagtaaaaactTTATATGATAAAGATAACATCCCCAATCTATTTTATGTTTCGAACAAAACTACTAGTCTAGGTTGTTTAGTCCCCTTATACAGCGTTGGTACTAATGCTAGACCTATCCCAAACGATGAGTATTTTTGGGGAGAACATTTAAAAGAGTAAAGTTTAATTGAAAGATTGAATATATAAACATGTAGCATAAactataaaatacatatatctaCAACATTATACAAAATAATTCAAATGTGCCAAAACTTAGCATGATGTAAACTGGTTGTAATTGAAGTTACAAAACGTGGTGCTTAGAAAAATGAACAAGACCTTTATGAGTTCGTATGTATGTAGAGGCATCAATGAGAGTTACTACTGATGACTTGATTGGGATCAAGCACAATGCCCCGGGCTACTCCTGGTCGGCCTAAGATACCTCTGCGCTGTGGAGCAGGTACTAAAGAAACTACTGGATCAACGTTTGGAGGTATTAGAGTTTCATCTGAGTGGCCGGAGATGCATAGATTGCCAAACTCATCTTGGTCCCAGTATACTTCTACCATATTTCCTCTAGGATTCTCTACAGTTTCAGTTCCTGGAATCCCCACAAACCTAGCTCCAACCGGTATCTGCAGTAcaaattgtagtatttttatgtaTTAGTAATAATGCTTCCAATTCATCTCTTTCGTAAAACAAATAACAAGCAGTGGCTTACCTCAATTGATGTTCCTGAAGTTGTTAAAGTAAGAGGAACAAGTATACCCTCAGCTGTTGCACTTTCTAGTTCGGCTTGCTTTGCGATATTTAAGAAAACTTCTTCAAGAGTTGTGAGACCGAGTTGAATGTCAGCTATACCAAACTCACTTGCTCTATCTTGGAGGTCTTTAAAAAAATTCTGTTCGACAATAGATATCCAAAGATGCAAAACTCAAGCTAGAGGAACTGTAAGGACAAAAAGAAAAGTTCAAAAATTTAGATGCAGAGGAACCAAATTATAAAGGCTTACCGGCAAAAGCACCTCTCTGTCATGAGGAATGACAAAGGTGAAAAAGGCTTTGTTCTCCTCCTTTGGTACAACATTTAAATGCTGACAAAACATTACTCAAGTTAGAAATGAACCATTCATTAGTAAAAGAAAAATCATGAACAATTGATTTAGTCAACATACATGTTTAAAGAACTGCTTCACATCCTCATGATGAGTTGTATCAACTACGTCCCTGTTGGGAGTAGCTTGTCCATTGGTGCTACCAGAAAAGCTCACATTAGCAATAAAACCCGTCCCAAAACGCGACTTCAATCTGATTGAGGTTCCGATGCAGCGTAGCTTACCCTTGGCCATAATTCCAATCCGATCACTTAAAATGTCAGCTTCTTCCATTGAGTGTGTTGTTAGGACTATTGCACGCCCTCTCTTAGCATTCTCTATAATATCCCATACATGTCTTCTTGTTATTGGGTCCATGCCAGTTGTCTGCATATCGAAATGAAAATTATATAACAGATCAGTAAACTAATATGACCAGTAATGAAACCGCAACAGGAATGCAGTAAGCATTATAGAAAAACAGTCTCAGCTACATACAGGTTCATCCAAAATGACTAATTTTGGATCACCAATAAGGGCTATTGCAACACTAAGTCGACGTTTCATTCCTCCACTATAACTGCCAGCTCGTATGTTGGATGCCTCAGCGAGTTTCACCTCCTCAAGTGATTTTTGAATAACCTGTATTtcagaaaagcactcaagtaaaAATGCAGAATCTGAAAAAACACTGTTGCTTAACAATGGTAGCATATCAAGATAGTCATCATAAGCATAACATCTATGAGTAACAAAACATGTGGGAAAAGAATCAACTATCCTCACACACACACACTAGTGTTACATACCGATTTTATTGAAGATGAGGGTAGGCCCTTTATATTGGCAAAGAGATCAAGGTGTTCCTTCCCAGAAAGTGAATCCCAGAGAATATCAAACTATGAAAGAGACAAACACAAAGACGGATTAGTCATTTTTTCCCAATGTTATTGGTGATAATAAGATATTCATATATTCTTGTCAAGAAAACAATGATGTATGCTACTCGGATTATACAAAACCCATTATGAGAGAGGGAGGGAAAGGATTACCTGAGGACAAACTCCTATCAATTTTCGAATTTTAGACATGCCAATGGAGCTACGTACAGATATCCCATATATCAAGGCTGTCAAAATTGCAAGCAAAGACGGCTTATTGATTAATATCACCAATAgtttgataaataaaaaaaatgcaacaATAATCAACAAATTACCATCTCCATTAGTCACCGGGGTGATTCCTGTCAAACAATTAATTGCTGTGGTTTTGCCTGCTCCGTTTGGTCCAAGTAGACAAAACAACTGATCTTTTGCAAAGTTCACCCACAAGCCCTGAAGAACATAGAAAAGGTATACTCAACCTGTTGCTGTGCCAAGTATTGGAAGGGAAAACAATAGCAAAATATCAATATTCACCCTTAGAGCTCGGTATGGTGAATTTTTCTTGCATTTGCAGAAACCAATGTTTGTAGACCCAGGATAAGTTTTTCCCAGGCCTCGGACCTGCACAGCAATGTTTGGGTCATCAACACCTTCCGTAGCTTGTTGTTTTACTAAGTTCTCCTCTTCAATGACATCTTCATCATCTGGGGCAATATGCTCCTGTGGTGGAACAGAGCCTATGCAACTACAAATGCCACCCTCTGTGAAGAGCAAGAGGAGAGGGCATTAAGCTGCAAGTATCAGTCTACAAGGAAAGCTCGAGTGAAAGCATAATTTAAGCTCAACTTACCTTTCACATTGTTTCCACCTTTTCCTATCCAGTACCCAGGATTTAAAAAGTAAAACACAGATTTTCTTACACCAGACACATTGGGGATAATGTTATCAAAGTAGATTGCCAACACAAACCAAATGAAGAATGTAGCCACCAGCCAAATGTAAATATCATTCTGTAAAAAATTTtcccaaataataaaaataaagcagTAAACGATGTATTTGATAAGTACTAAAAATTTATCAAATGCCACAATGTATTCTAAAATCATCAATATTTTCACATACAATTGTTATCACACACTCGTCATCATTTGGCGCACACTTTCCTCTACTACTCCAGCTGACCCCCACATCTTGGGGAGTGGCAGTTGCACCAACGAGTAACTGTAACGCTTCAGCTAGAAGATTAGGTGGGAAGATTGACCAAATGTTTCTGAGTAGCTTAGATATGCTTTCATTGTAGGGAAATCCAAATGCTGTAACAAGCTGCAATGAGAAAATGGTATATGTTGTTACTAATTTAATGATTACTTCTCTTCTTGAATCATGAAATCATTAAAAAGGGGAGCTTACCTGGGTTACAGAGCCAACAATAAATATGAAGAAACCAGCACTTGTAGATGAAGATGCCTTGGTAATGAAGGCTGACAACAAGAAGGCAAAGCCAAGCTATGATCCAAATAGAAATAAATAAACgggtattaaaaataataattaaaaaaaaagtccgGTATAAGACCGAAGGTAACCAAAAGAAGCATAATTCAAAACACAGACCCAAGAATAGAAGTTAGTCTTTACCATATTGAGTTGGAACAGAAAGAACACAAAAAATACAACAGCAAAATTGTTGTTCAAGAAGAAGTCAAACTGAAACATCATGCCAAAGAGAACAATAACAAGTGATGAGATAAGGGCAAGAATCCCCTCCCACGTGAGCCATGACAACCAGTAAGCAGAATCGTAAAGACCCATCATAGACATAGCCTGCAGGTTGAGACAAGATAGGAAAATAAGAAATTGGGTCGTTTTATAAATCAATTTAAACTCCTAGAGTACAGGACAAATTCAGCACCTGCCGCAGTTTTAGTTCTTTTTCTGTGATCAAAGAATTCATCTGTAATACGAATCCAAACATGGCAGTTGCCAGGAAAAAGGCCGGTCCTACTGTAGCCAATGCAGAAAAGATATCCAGTGCAGGGTGTGCAAATTCCTTAAGTGTGACGAACCAGCTAAAGTTTGGAACTAAACATATGTAATACATCAGTTCAGTCCATAAATGTTGGAAATAAAACCTTTAAAAAAAACGAAAGAACAATAGCCCATTAAATCCAATACCTCCAATAAGCGATCTTGCAATTTCACGTTCCGCGGCAATCTGGAGTGGAATTTGAAACTTAAATGTTGGGTCTTCGAAAGTCCCACGCTTTGCCAGAGTAGTTGAATTAGTCTGAACGCCATAG is a window of Humulus lupulus chromosome 4, drHumLupu1.1, whole genome shotgun sequence DNA encoding:
- the LOC133830491 gene encoding ABC transporter A family member 2-like, with amino-acid sequence MELRSGFALLFQQYKALLKKNFLLSWRNKRATFLQLFASFFFIFLIFVIQEAIKARFSSATSFKSVTDPDPQFSFPILPCEDKYYVKLPCVDFVWSGNGSARITSLVNAIRDNNPGRPIPSDKVRSFRTANEVDDYLYKNPMTCPGALYFVERNATVISYGVQTNSTTLAKRGTFEDPTFKFQIPLQIAAEREIARSLIGVPNFSWFVTLKEFAHPALDIFSALATVGPAFFLATAMFGFVLQMNSLITEKELKLRQAMSMMGLYDSAYWLSWLTWEGILALISSLVIVLFGMMFQFDFFLNNNFAVVFFVFFLFQLNMLGFAFLLSAFITKASSSTSAGFFIFIVGSVTQLVTAFGFPYNESISKLLRNIWSIFPPNLLAEALQLLVGATATPQDVGVSWSSRGKCAPNDDECVITINDIYIWLVATFFIWFVLAIYFDNIIPNVSGVRKSVFYFLNPGYWIGKGGNNVKEGGICSCIGSVPPQEHIAPDDEDVIEEENLVKQQATEGVDDPNIAVQVRGLGKTYPGSTNIGFCKCKKNSPYRALRGLWVNFAKDQLFCLLGPNGAGKTTAINCLTGITPVTNGDALIYGISVRSSIGMSKIRKLIGVCPQFDILWDSLSGKEHLDLFANIKGLPSSSIKSVIQKSLEEVKLAEASNIRAGSYSGGMKRRLSVAIALIGDPKLVILDEPTTGMDPITRRHVWDIIENAKRGRAIVLTTHSMEEADILSDRIGIMAKGKLRCIGTSIRLKSRFGTGFIANVSFSGSTNGQATPNRDVVDTTHHEDVKQFFKHHLNVVPKEENKAFFTFVIPHDREVLLPNFFKDLQDRASEFGIADIQLGLTTLEEVFLNIAKQAELESATAEGILVPLTLTTSGTSIEIPVGARFVGIPGTETVENPRGNMVEVYWDQDEFGNLCISGHSDETLIPPNVDPVVSLVPAPQRRGILGRPGVARGIVLDPNQVISSNSH